One window of Desulfobacterales bacterium genomic DNA carries:
- a CDS encoding 3-oxoacyl-ACP reductase family protein codes for MDFGLKDKVAIVTGGAQGIGRVLARTFAQEGADVVIGDLNEAAAQKVIQEVAALGRKAVFVNSDVSKLEGTDKLAAAAVDNFGRLDIIVNVAAIFQLGKFMDTTPEEWQKVLAVDLTGAFNCAKSVLPKMIEQKSGKIIFIGTDAARVGDSFQSIYAAAKAGVLNFTKSLAQDMGPKGINVNCVCPAVTQTEENEAILDKLYGIKSNPDKAKKVLAGYPMRRLGTGEDIAAACVFLASDKATYITGQTLSVNGGFSMP; via the coding sequence TGGCCTTAAAGATAAAGTAGCGATTGTCACCGGCGGCGCTCAGGGAATTGGTAGAGTTTTAGCCCGCACTTTTGCCCAAGAGGGTGCTGATGTCGTGATTGGCGATCTAAATGAAGCAGCCGCGCAAAAAGTTATTCAAGAGGTAGCGGCTCTGGGCCGCAAGGCTGTGTTCGTTAATTCGGACGTCAGCAAGCTGGAAGGTACCGATAAGCTGGCTGCCGCGGCTGTGGATAATTTCGGCAGGCTGGATATTATCGTTAACGTTGCCGCTATTTTTCAGTTGGGCAAATTTATGGATACGACACCGGAAGAGTGGCAGAAGGTTCTTGCTGTTGACCTGACGGGTGCGTTCAATTGTGCAAAGTCGGTTCTGCCGAAAATGATCGAGCAAAAGAGCGGCAAGATTATCTTCATTGGCACGGATGCCGCCAGAGTCGGCGACAGCTTTCAGAGCATCTATGCCGCCGCTAAGGCAGGGGTTCTTAATTTCACAAAATCCCTGGCGCAGGATATGGGACCGAAGGGGATTAATGTTAACTGTGTTTGCCCGGCGGTGACGCAGACCGAAGAGAATGAAGCCATTCTGGATAAGCTTTACGGTATCAAATCAAATCCGGATAAGGCAAAGAAAGTTCTTGCAGGGTATCCCATGCGAAGACTTGGGACCGGTGAAGATATCGCTGCTGCTTGTGTTTTTCTGGCCTCAGATAAGGCAACTTATATCACCGGCCAGACACTCAGTGTGAATGGTGGCTTTAGCATGCCGTAA